In Peromyscus maniculatus bairdii isolate BWxNUB_F1_BW_parent chromosome 16, HU_Pman_BW_mat_3.1, whole genome shotgun sequence, the sequence AGGCAACACTTACAGCCTGGCTTAGAAGCTTTTAGTGTACGTGAGGAGCAAGTGGCACAAAGAGAACACCAGTCTGCTCTTCTTTGACAGTATTTGACTTGTCAACCTTTACTTCCTTAGTAGGGCCACATTTCCAAAGCAACCAGGACAGTGCCTACACCTCAGTGATGGAAATATAAacatccatatatgtgtgtgctgagCAGATCCTGTTAAGGGAAGTGAATCAGATTTTGTGATCTCAGCCTAAATCCCAAGATGTTCTCTTAGCCTTTCTGTCACTACAGGGAGAGACATAGGTAGGAGGACTGAAGTGAGGCTTCCCATGTGTGAGCTAAGGCTGCCGCTAGGCTCCAGCAGGCCAGGCTGGAAGTCACTTGTCACTTAGGGCTGTGTGTCTGCAGCTGTAAACCCTGGCTGGGATGTGAGGAGCTGTGGATCCCGctactttctttctcttaagaATTGACTGACATATTTATCCAGTGCCTACCATTTGCTGGACTCCAAAATGAAGTCTCAGGTTGGGAAAACTTGAATTTAGAAAGTGTTTTTTGGAATGAACCGTTTTTTGTGTCTGCTTAACTCTGTAACCCCGAACGTGCTGTCCCTGCCACGTCACCCCCGCCATCACCACCCCCGCTGCCCTTACAGTCTGAGGGGAGTGCCACAGCACTCCTTGGGTCCAGCAGTTTAGCTCTTCACTGAATTATGTAAATTCATTTCATTTAGAAAACTGTAGAGATACTAGGTGTTATAACCATTTAGCCAGCGCTGATTTTAACACCTCTGagcagggaatttttttttttttttttttttttttttttttggtttttcgagacagggtttctctgtgtagctttgcgccttttcctggaactaacttggtagcccaggctggcctcgaactcacagagatccgcctggctctgcctcccaagtgctgggattaaaggcgtgcgccaccaccgcccggcatctgaGCAGGGAATTATTGAGAGTAATTGGCATCAGCTGTGAATGCATTGGGCTTAAACAATAGCAAAATACTACACTTCACTTAGatgtcaattttattatttttattattatgacctCCCCTTTATCCTTATCACTGTATTCCATTTAGAACTGATTGAATTTACACACCAGCTCTTCGTCCCACTGTGAGAAGCACATTCCTCAAGAAAACAGTGTGTGGTTTTcataggctgttttgagattcttGAGGAACCGAAGACAGTCAAGGACGGAAGGGCTTGGGGAGTGAGGCCAAGGTCACCACTGGAGCCCCTGTGGTGCCGTGTTTGctggggaaggaggaagcagcCCGGTTCTATGGCGCCACACTACACTAAGGATCTTTgccagccctctctccctccaccctctgcGCCTTCCCCCCTCACCCCGTTTATGTAGGCAGAGGGCAAGTGAGTCTGAGAAGCAAGGGCTCTGACTTCCTGTCCTGTGGGCGggctctctctctgtccatcaACCCATGGGCTCCTAAAACTGCCCCCTCTGCCCTTTTGGTTTCTCCCGGTGCTGTCCGTGAGTGTGGATATTGCTGTTTCAATCAGTTAAGGAAGCTGTAGTTCTAGGCCCTCTTAAACTGCAGAGGGCTAGCCGTGGTTTCTCTTCTTGCGAGTgtcaagttgttctttaaaagccTTTCTCTTGAAGTTGTCCTAACTCAACTTCTAACATGAAGTCATGGCTACAAATCATTAATCCTTTAagctgagagaaaaatgaaacattggCTAATAGTTGCGAACTTTCAAATTCGTCATGTGCAAATGTGATTGCTCCAGTCTTTGTGGTGTGGGTGACCCCAGGACGTCCTATAACCTGTGTTTGTCTCTGCAGTGATCCTGCCATGAAGCAGTTCTTACTGTACTTGGATGAGTCCAATGCCTTGGGGAAGAAGTTCATCATTCAAGACATTGACGACACGCACGTCTTTGTCATTGCGGAGCTGGTTAATGTCCTCCAGGAGCGAGTGGGGGAACTGATGGACCAGAATGCCTTTTCTCTGACCCAGAAGTGAAAATGCCAGATGTTGAGCACTTGGGAACTACAAACCACAGACGTGAAAGAGGCCCATTCAATGTCTCATACAATATTTAGACTTTTTATGAGCATTTTGTGGGGAAGGCTGCAGGCCCATTTATTCAGATGGAAGCCCCCAACTGATTTTGTTGGACcattaaaacaatgtttttaaagaagaacTGACAATTGGCTTCAATTTggcttttattattctttataatAATCATAGTCATGCTGGtaggatggctcagctggtcaaggcccttgccgccaagcctgacagcctggatTTGATCCGGGGACCCACACATTGGAAGGGAAGAACTCCCATGggtgtctcctgacctccatgtgtgtacCCCCCTcccacacaaataagtaaacGTAAT encodes:
- the Gtf2h5 gene encoding general transcription factor IIH subunit 5; amino-acid sequence: MTRGAGAEGRRRHDGSWACGRRSAAASEPLGRIFLRSSAPSAWEKMVNVLKGVLIECDPAMKQFLLYLDESNALGKKFIIQDIDDTHVFVIAELVNVLQERVGELMDQNAFSLTQK